ACAAGCATTGTATGTTATTTTTGCTTCTAGTAAtgctttgtttgatttgtttgcttTATTTGGCTTATAATATGTGCACAGGGGATTTTTAGgcttttgtttttatgcatttcttcTGGGAATTTTTCGTTAGGGTTTTTGAGATAGGTGTgtcatctgatttttttttcccgcctTCTAGCTCTTTCCTTCACCCAAATAAAACAGATCACTGTTTTAACCAGACGTTCTTCCCTGGCAATACAGTCCTGAGCAATACAGTATTTATAGTAGGGTCTGAAGTTAATTTGATTTCAGAGGTATAATGAAGATAAAGTAGATTATGTTGTGCACTGTTTTGGGTGTAGCAGAGAAAATGTTGTTGAGACCTTATAGCCAAATGCACTTTTCACTTAGACCCAAAAGTAATTATGAACCACTTGTAATATGAACCTAATCACAGGCCACAAATTAAGGCGTAATTTGGTTCTGATGGCATATTCGGATGACTATCAAAGCAGATGTTGTCTAGTGAGGCAAACAAAAGGTCTTTGCAGAAGAGATTCAAAGACCTCTCCTGCAAAAAgcgaacaaataaataaaaaaatacaaaattttgCAGCCCAGGAGTAGACTCTGGATTCAATCTGCTAAAGCTGAGATGTGATTTACTTGCTTTTAGAGCACAGGAATGATGGGAGAAGGATGCAGCCAGCTGTCTGTTCTTCTGTGGACCTTTTTTTCCCTGTGATTTCTTGTTTCAATATTTTATGATGGAGAAGCAGGTGCACTAGCTTTACTATAGTGTCAGGTTAGGATAAGGGGACAATAAACGAGACAGAACAAAGCTTGTCTTAAAAGCCACACTTAGAAAAAACTGAAACAGCAGCATGGCCATTTCATTATGAACTCTCGCTGGCATGCAATATGATAAAACTAGTCTCTCTATTGAATAATTTATTTGCTGGACTGTCAGGTTTGTTGTTACTGTAAGACCACTATCagccttttttaattttaaaggtgcagtttgtggTGTTGAAAAGTATTTCTAGACGTGTAATGATGCCTTGGAAAAGCAGTcgtttgtaatatatataagaTTGTAGCTTGTAAATATGCACTTGATATGGCTGCTTTGTTAATTTTTTAGTcttttgttgacatttttctgACCCAGTATTTAGCTCTGCCCTTAATTTGGAATAGGGCTGCTCAGCTGTGCATCTTTCCTCATGAGGAATACATTGTTTTAACAGAGAGGCTGGGATCTGTTGGCGGAAGGGAAACGCTTGCCGATGTCTTCATTGAAATTGCAATTCACCTCGCAAAATGCAGAGATCTTTCTGTTATGAAATGGTTCTTAAAGACAGGGGTTCTCATCCAGACCAGAGATCCTGGATCAGAATGCAGGATTGGTTTGTGCatggcagagagacagaaatagttACTTGGGTGTGGGATAGGGATGGTGGAGGAGATGGTCAGTGGAAATGGTGATAACCATGGAGACCCCTCCATATGATTTCATGACGGACATAGTTACAGCCAATTCCTTTTCGTAGCTATGGAGAtggtatgtgtgcatgtatattgTACTGGTTGGTGTCCAGAAAGCTGATACAATTTCTTCCGAAGATCCTAATCAGTACAGAATTTATAACCATCTATAAAGATTCAGTAGACTCGCTGTGCTCAGTATAGGTCTGTTCATTAGTACACTGTCTCGTAATTGTAAGATGCCCCCGCTACTTGTGTGGTGAACTGCAATTGAAATTAAAATATTGACAGGCCTTCCCTTTCCAACCAACAAGCCGCACCCCTCTGTAAGcctaaaatgaataaagtagTCATACCATACACCGACTCATGCActgatttatttgttaaatggcAGTCTTTGATGCAATGTTGCCCAACAGCCCGCAGCCTTGTAATGGTCTAGTGCCTTGTAGATCCAATGTCCTGTGTTAACACTGAAAAGATTCAATTCATTAAAATTCTTGAATTCTTTTCCACAGTTTTGTCAGACAACATATCACGGCCATAACACTGCACTGTAAACTAGCTTGAAAACAAATTGGGCGTTTTGGAAATTCTGCATCTTCAAGATGGCTCTGAACACAGACACCAACGCACCAACTGCTGCTCTAAGTGTAGGGCAGGAAGAAGAGCAGCAACAAAATGAACAACTGACCAATCAACAACCAGATGACTGGTCTGACCAGACCCCCATATCCTCTCAGCCAGTGAAGACTGAGCATCAAGATCCACCCACTGACTCAGAGTCCACTCCTGCTCCAGAAAGCTCAGTCCAGTTGAATGGCCTGTCCAAAGACCACCTGCCAGTCATCGATGAAAAGATGGAAACAAGTAAAGACTGAAATCTTTGCATGCCCCCTTCTTCGTGTCATTTACTGAGCACCCCAGCCATGCTATGATGTACTAACCTCGCAACATTTTTCCTTAATCAGAGTGATTGACCCATTGAAAAATGTCTATCCCCCTCTTTCCatcttttcccctcttttcccTTCTTCATCAACCTGTCCCTCTACCAAATATTTTCTCTCACATCCTGAATATTTGGCACTGCCCAACAAATTCCTTCTTTTATCATCAATCCGCCTTCGTTTTCATATCTgtcatttctctctccctgaACAGGTAATGGAGTCTGCTCTAATGCTGTCGAGGCTTCTCCTCCTACCTTATCCCGTTCTTCTCCCCCTCGTCATCATCATGCTAAGTCTGGCCATGTTCATGCTAATGGCCATGCCCGCCTCGGCAGTCGCTCAGGTTCAATGAGCCATGCTGGGTCACCTCGGCCCTCGCTCAGCCGCCAGCCCAGTGCTGCCACAGAGAGTGGAGGAGATGGCACCAAGCCCAACGATTACCTTATAATGGCCATTCTTGCCTGCTTCTGCCCTCTCTGGCCTATCAACATCGTCGGCTTGACCTTCTCTGTTATGGTATAATTGTTTAAAAGCATGTAGGATTAGCATTCTTGATTCATTTCATGATGAATGGCTGATATTCCATGAAGTGTGTGTGCTAACATTCATGtgtaatttgtattattttcagAATACTAAGCAGTCTCCCTTACATTGGTTTTTCTGTAATCTACTAAAAAAACCTcatcatttctcattttcttcttgCGTGCTTTTCCGTCATCTTACATTTCTTACCTTTTTTCCACTCTTGTTCTCTCCCTCAGTCTCGGTACAGTCTGCAACAAGGAAACGTTGATGGAGCGCGGCGTCTTGGCCGCAACGCAAAGGTCCTCTCAATCGTCTCTATTGTGGGCGGAGTTATCATCATTGCTGCCACCATTGTCATCAACTGGGGACGTGAGTTTCACGTGAAATATGATTCTTGTAATTtggtaaaataaaaactaactGTTAAAAAGAAATCCACTGGAATGTATTGGAAAATTATATAATGCAAATTTTATTCAGCAGATAATGTCAAGTGCAgtcttgtggtttttttttcttttcatttcaatgATTATAAAAAGTAATATGCTCAAATCTGAACCGGCTTCgtgtttccccaaattcagcaTTTTTTCCACTTATCATTTGACGTATAgttgtgagtgaatgtgttaTATATTATGAAGTGTCTTCATAATATTccttctattattattaatcatattCTTGCCATTTAGTCTTCCTTTTGGAGTATTGTGCTGTTTGTGCTATGTCTAACAAACCTCCTTCCATCTGTTTCAGTGATATTAAAGTCCTGAGGGTAGTCATGACAATCAAACCCAGGAGGAATTTCTGACCAACCAACTGATCCATGATGACCATCGTTCTCCTCTCACCCTGCATTTCCAAATATTACTGAAGCACCTCAAGATTgatttttcgtttttttttctacaatacATCAAGTTCCTGAGACCAAACACCCCCTTTCCATCTGTAGGAACAAAATCAGCAAAATCAGGAGTGAAGACTTCCCCAGCATTTTAAATGGAGGTATAAATGACTGCAGCCAGCGGAATCATAACATGCATGTtttatgggggttttttttcagcaaaaaggactaattgctttttaaatgatgtCAGCAAAGaggcattcagtatgatctaatttccTGTCTAAagtcctttgtgtgtgtgtgtgtgtgtgtgtgtgtgtgtgagagagagagagagagagagagacagagagagagagacagaaatagagaaagaataaaagagcAAGATGTTTGTTGAAGGCACTTTGGGTAGAGAACATGTGACAAATGATCTATTCCTCTGCTACCAATGTTACACACTTTCTGAGTAAAGATATCAGATTCATAGATAAAGAGAATAGCTCATTTTAAACCTAATGTAGATTAATGGCAGAAAAGGCAATTACTGAAATGATGAAGGAGAGATAGCCAAAAAGGAAACGTGAGCAGAATCTCCATCCAGCATTCTCTACTAGACACGATCGAAATCCCAAAGGAGCAAGACAATAAAAGAAACTCGCATGCGCACTCCTATAGTGTATTTCCTGCTCTGCTTTCCTTTTCTTGATATGTATTTATGGCCACACACTAATGTTTGGCACATTATCAGAGGTGGATTTGTGTCAGATAAGCGCATGTAGGTGAACACACTCGAACAGACAGCACAGACGTGAGCTTCCTGACCGACTGACGGTAACTAAAGCGTGTTGATGGTgtggagtagggagtagggagaagGGAGGGGGAGCAGGGCTGAACTGGGCTGCAGTCCTTTGTTTCACACAGatggagagatgagagagggagggagggaggatggGAGGGAGGTGGCAAACTGCTGATGAAAAGCTACtctagagatggagagatgcaCGGAGTTGCAGTAGAGAAGGATGCAAACAtgccgtatgtgtgtgtgtgactgagtgagtaTGTACAAAGGAGGGGGTTATGCAGTATTCCCCTGCACCCTTTCCCCCTCTCCTTCCCTTCCCAGACTTCCCAGACCACCAGTGCAACCCGGTGAAGAGGAATAAGTGTTAAGTTAGTGTTATtgtcaggggtttttttttagcttgtgTAACTGCACATGATCTTAATGTTTACAAGACCAGTATCAGCCTGCACAATCACATCCCATAAATGCAAAATCGACACAGCTGAGTCTGTTCCCTTGATTGACTCGTTTTCTGTCACTCAACAGTGTGATTTCTCTCTTCGCTTTGGGTAGCTTTGCCAAAACAGAATCTGTGCCAAGTCTCTGAAAGCTAGCTTTTTAGCTTTTCTCTTTTGGATCAGAAGATATttacctttgtgtgtgtgtgtgtgtgtgtgagagagagagagagagtgtgagagagaggtaagTGATGATACTCCTGAGTTATAATCATAATATCCCAGTCCCCAAAAATGTGGTATATCACTTCATATACATCTTATTATGTATGAGTGTCATGGGAGCGTCATCTAAATCTACTTCCTGGGTGAACTCTTTCTCACTtaattgttgaaaaaaaatactgcagttTTTTCATAGACCCCTGTTTTACATGGTTGATGTTTACAGTGTAATGGCTTTTTTGACGTAAGATAATAAGTGAAGTGatgagtgggttttttttttttttttttaatcttttgtgaAGGTTTTTAAAAGGCAAGTCCTTTGTTTTGTAGCACTTTGTAAATACatgatattaaaaacaaaccccTGTATACGGCAAGGTGTACAGCATTGTTAAGCACCATTACCACATACTGGGTCCAGTGACATGCAGGCTGCCTGTTATATATTTGAGGTTTGAGAGCTGCACAAATGAGGTTttgtccactagagggcaaGGTGGCACTAGAGTAAGCACCTGGCAAATATTCTGGACTTTTGTCTTTCAGAACCAATGAACTGGGACTAAGACTGGGCTTGAATGCAGCTGGAGGTCAGTTGACAGCTGAATACTTTATGCATTAGCACATCATTTTCAGGGACCCTTTTTCGTTCTGTATTATTGGTGGACAAAATCTATCAATGTGCATGTTTAAAACGTGGCGGTgacagaaatgaatgaattggcAGAAATTGTGTTGGACTGAATCTTTTGCTACATTTTACCTAACAATGGCAACTTCTATTATGAGTTGAATCGTGTACCATTTTGTTCAGTTCTTTTGCTTCCCTCAACTATTAATAACCTGTAGCATGCCGAttttttaattagcattaatcCGAAACATGCTGCGCAGCAATGTGAGAACCTTGGCCTTGTTTCTGTTCTCTTGAAATGCTTTAACTGGCTGAAGATATTTACTCTGCCTGCACTGCTAGCTTTCCTAATGTAAATACtaatgtacatatttatatgtatatatttgtactGCTACCTTCTGCCTATGCGTTATTCTTTGACGAATATTAGATTGTTAGTAATGCAATTTCATGACTGTTATCACGACAGTGATTTCACACATTCTATTGTTATACTATATTTATcgtttaaacatatttttacgGTTATGTACTTCAGAATTGTTGCCTCTGAGTGAACTAAATATACAGGACTGTGcaaaaagtcttaggcaccctattttttttattatattttttttagtacaaactttgttatagatttttattttattctcctAAATTCTATTCTTTTATATGTCTAcgttatcgagtcagtacaaaaaacagtttagattcccaaacgttagttttccagcaccaaatgaaatgttacagaaaaatgtttgtatgtcagtaaagaaagtagcatattatgtaagaggcCACTTTTCAGACGAAGAGTttttgggttttgctgcaaaaataagaagcgagtgcgataGTCAAAGTCTCCTGAAGAACCGTgcctggttctgcaagatgctcaataacacttattaattaaattaaaaagcaaagggtcgtcacaccaaatattgccttagtttcatttattactgtttactgctctttaaagtatatttttaatgtagaaacatttcatttcattattttcgaAGGCATCTTTGCGCTACAGCacttctttgcatgtgcctaagacttttgcacagtactgtacatactgtattatatGCACCATAGCTTTGCAGTCAGTTGTTTGGCTGTCAGGTTTTACTGGTACATTTCTGAGGTGTGAACTTTGACCTCACATGTACACAGATTATTACAGAATCCACATGCTGCTTAGTGACATTCAGAAGGAGGAATCATCTAATCTTTCAGTGACACCAGCTcactaaaatgtgcatttttaaaggACAATGTAAAAAAGCACTCTATACCAGTTCTTTTTGTCCTTCTTGTTCAGTGAGTCTACTTTCCTTCACTGCATAATCTCACCCTGCATAATCTCACCCTTATGTTGGGTAAGCCACCAGTGCCAGAGgttgatgcttttttttctctctctctctatgaaaTTAATGTTTCTTGCATTATGACTACCCTACTGCTTCTATAATCCTGACTTTGTGCAGACTTGCCTGTGCATGCCTTAACGGATTGCTTTTAACCAACAATATGTGATGTACACAGTATGTAGAACAAGGCCTTTGATGGAGCCCTATGTATTGATCTTGCTTCAGTCCTGACTGGTACTAATAATATTTCAGTGAGCATTAATAAACTCTTCCTCATTAGTGGCACTTCTGTGTTGTGTGGAATAAAAATACCGTGCGAGATGGTGTACATGTACAGAGCCGATCAAAAATGTTTGCGTTCCATTAAATATTgaattattgtattgtatttatataatgaTTTCTAATGGGACTCCCAAGCATCCAGGACAAGCAGATTACATGTCCAGGCTAtcaggtttgtttgttctttttcatgCCCAAGCGTTCGAGTTGGTTCACTAGGCTGCTGATATGGCAGTCACCAGCATTTTTCTGTTCTCCACTCTGCCAGCAACCagagaaattaaattaaaaataaaaaaaaaactctactcCTTATTGACTTTTGCAAAAGATAACCTTTCATTTGACATGCTTGTTTAACCAAAGCTCCTCTATGCTATGGCCTGCATGACTCTTCTGTTTTCTGTGCTACATGAACTAAGGACGCagagtggttaaaaaaaattctactagATGAATTAATTAGCATGGCTAAATGCTAGACTTTTTAGAATCAGGAACACAAAGGGATGTGGACAGAATGACAACTGAGCAAAATGctgtacagtacacacaaaaatgatacagtgaggggaaataagtattcagacacttttgttcttattatttaatattccaGTGCATGGTACATCCActtcacatttacatatataatgtcttttgactttgtacttatAGATTTGAACAAAGGACGTCTGTATTCCTAAACATATACAAAGATAAAATGCCAAGAAGTGctagaaagtttgtgaaccttttacaattttctgtatttctgcataaatctgACCTGAAATGTAATCAGACATTCATCTGATTCATAAACTTAAGGACATTTAGTCCTAAAACTAGatcaagagaacccaattaaacaaatcctTTCATCTTCCAAGAACATAAACTTGGGTCTAAACTATCAAAGTCTGGTCTTCACTACACAGGTTTATGGAAGTGTGCCATGCCTCAATTAAAGGAGTCTCCTGaggacctcaaaaaaaaaaagagttatcaATGCTCACCAggttggaaaaggttacaaaaccatttctaaagagtctggcctccaccaatccactgtgaggcagatgatgtacaaatggaggaatttcagcaccactgttacTCTCCCAAAGAGTGGTCGTCCGGCAAGAATCACTCCAAAGGCATAGTGAATGCTATCACAGGAAGCCACAAAGAATCCCAGGGTAACATCTAAGGACCTACATGCCACTCTTGCATTGAGTAAGGTCAACATTCATGAGTCTACCATCAGGCAAACACTGAACAagaatggtgtgcatggcaggatagCAAGGAGGAAGCTACTACTCTCCAAAAGAACACTGAGGCCTGGAGTTTGCTCAAGACTATATGGATAAGCCAGAAGCCTCTTGTTGTGTTGAGAAATTAATCCagaatagaactttttggtttaaatgaaaagcacTATGTTTGGCAAAAAgcaaacactgcattccaacaTACAGTAAGAACCTCATCCCAACCGTGAAGCATGGCggtatcatggtttggggccACTTAACTACCTCTGGTTCAGGATGGCTTGCCATTAATGATGGTCCGATAAATTCTGGATTGTACCAGCAAACTTTGGAGTCTATATTTCTTGTAAGaacattacaataaaccaaatataagattattaaccTTATTTgtagactttattattattattattattattattattattatttttactaatttcaagcttaaaatgttcttattctattggcagataatgtTGCTTCTTTCTAAGATTAAACGCTTAAAATTAGCAAACTTATCTGCttatagaacaagactatttcaagctggAAACATTGTCTGGAAATATTCAAATTTTGttggtcacacacacaatcatacacagaATGACacgcagtgaaatgctttttacaacTGCCCGGTGCcataaaaacaggaaaaataggtttaataaatttgtaatgagTTCATTCTAATCTTAATAATAtgaaatactagatacattttactatatttaagatatttttacttgctaaTATAAGATATATTTTCCAGTTTGTATGCATATTTTGAGCATtagttgctgtttttttttaaacctagcTAAAAAAACATGGGTCTGGGCAAGTACATTTGACATTTGACTTGTCCGATAGGTCAGGTAATAAAATGATTTGCCCACTTCTTTCAAGGTAATAAAAGCCTATTTTTGTCTTACACTTGCAACTATTCAGTATTAGTATCAAATGTAgaacaaatggaagaaacataTATGTTGTGTACTACAAGTGCCTAATTAGAGAGATCTAGATCTGCCTTTTCCAATTAGATCTAGATTATTTttccaattaaataaaaaaacatttctcagaTAACTTAGCAAAAAAAGTGTTTACAAATGAAAATTGAGTACCAATGGAGGTCTCAGATTGTCCACTCAATAagtagcgctctctctctctctctctctctctctctctcgctccttttTCTCCTCCCACTACATCATGCACTTCCAGGATGTTTCAGTTGCCTGGGCAACAGTTGGTCAGGAACAGAAAGGAGTGAGGGACTGAGAAAATGTGGATGTGCATAAGGAGTGTACTATGACGCTAGTGATCTCTCCCACTTGAATTTTAAAGTcgcataaataattaaaagattctGCCAGTGTggctggaaaaggaaaaaaagaaaagaaaaattggGACAGGACTGGGCTTGGATGCTGTAAATGGTGATGGTTGAAGGGTGACGCAGGGGTTTGAAATGGAGAAAGTGAAAATATAGAGAAAACAGAGATAATAGGGATAGAGAGTTGGAGGATAAAGTGGGAGGAAGACAGTACAGATTTATACTCAAGGAGAGAAAATACTGCCTCAGTCAGCACACAATAGAAGCACACCTACCTCAAAATCCTTTTTTGCTCAATAGTGCCATATAAGAAACCTACATAAGTATATATGATCACTGACCTATGGATAATCAGTAATGAAGATTAAGAGGCAAGTggtctggagaaaaaaaaagggagggctgggtataaatatatatttttttattcatcctATCTTGTCCAGTTGTGACAGTCTGCTCTATAAATGGGGTCATGTTTAGTGTTTCGTATAATATTGGTTTTAGCtgcaaatattaatatataaattaaagcaGAAGAGCAATGTAATCACATGTATGATGATTAGCAACACCAAACCCCACTTAACACTACATTCTTATTTTCATAGTTATCAGTTTAAAATGATATTGTATAAACTATTACTATTCAGCCTTTATAGCTCACCTGACTTAGCTTTTTTATTAGCTGGGGTTattatgttttccttttgaGATTCAGCTGcatcataataaatatttttttcccaaactACCCATATCCATGCATGTGCTTTCACTCCCACTTTATCTTCATGACAACCAGGTTTTTTTGCTGTGGACGTGCTCTCCATCACACAATGGCATGAGAGCAGAGACAAAGGGCCACTGATTAGAAAATGTCACAGAAGGATAAAGGAGATGAACAAGCTGCCTGAGAGCACAAATAAATTAACCTACTGGGCTTTAATTATATATTCTAATCAAATTACCCAATCAATTAATCTGATATAAGTGGGAGAGGTTGTGTCCCTTCCCTAGTGTTTGGCAAGCTGCAGGCCTCTAGTTTGACAGTAA
This genomic interval from Ictalurus furcatus strain D&B chromosome 2, Billie_1.0, whole genome shotgun sequence contains the following:
- the LOC128600893 gene encoding proline-rich transmembrane protein 2, whose translation is MALNTDTNAPTAALSVGQEEEQQQNEQLTNQQPDDWSDQTPISSQPVKTEHQDPPTDSESTPAPESSVQLNGLSKDHLPVIDEKMETSNGVCSNAVEASPPTLSRSSPPRHHHAKSGHVHANGHARLGSRSGSMSHAGSPRPSLSRQPSAATESGGDGTKPNDYLIMAILACFCPLWPINIVGLTFSVMSRYSLQQGNVDGARRLGRNAKVLSIVSIVGGVIIIAATIVINWGLILKS